The nucleotide sequence GAATGGGCTGCTGCTGTGTCTGCCGGCCAGTTCCAACCGGTGGCTGCACCTACTGCTGCTGTTTGGGCGCAGTGTGCTGCTGAGTTACACGTTCTACTTTTTTCTGGTGTTTCTGCCGTTCCTGCCGCTGTCGTTGCTAGCCGTCATTATCATTGGAACCGGTTTTCTGATGCTCACACCACTAGTGCTGCTGCTGGTGCACGTACGCGAGTTGGCTGCCGACTGGAAACTGCTGCGGCCGGTGTTTTCGGGGCGAGTACTGCTGCTGGTATTACTGGGCGGAATAGGTGCGTTGCCGCTACTCATCACGGCCCGTTATCTGTTCGACCAATACACTCTACACCAGGCCCTTGATTACCGCTACGCCCCCGATTACCGCCGCCGGTATGATTTGGATGAGTCGGCCCTGGCCCGCACGCTGGCGGTAGTGAAGCAGCATAAAGACCGCACCAACCGGGGCGACGTCATGTTTGGCTCACATGTGCCGTACTTATCGTTGTACTTCAATTGGCTGGTGTTGGATAACCTTACACTATCGGATACCAAAATTGCGGATCTGGAACAGGTGTTCCTGGGCGCGCTGTCAGAGGATACGGAACCGACAGCCCGGCCTTTTGCTACACCAACACCCGCCGCCCCGGCCATCACTCAAGTAACCACGAAGAGCACCTATGATGTCCGCCATCAATCTTGGGTGAGCCAAGTAGAGCTGCGCGTGGCAAACACCGATACCACCCTACGCGACGGTGAGTACACCACGCTACTGAACCTGCCTGCCGGCTGCTGGATAGGCGACTACTACCTAGACATGAAAGGCCGGCGGGAGCATGGCATTCTGGCTGAGAAAAAGGCTGCCGCCTGGGTGTATGCCCAGATTCTGAGCGAAACCCAAGTGCGGGACCCAGGCCTGCTGACCTACCAGAACGACCACCAACTGAGTTTGCGCGTGTATCCGGTGGTCGGCCGCACCTCCCGCGTAACCGGGTTTCAACTGTTGCATAAGGAGCCGGTTGTTCTAACGCTGGATGGTCGCGCACTTCGTCTGGGGCAGGCACCCGAAGTGCCGGCCGTAACAGCCCCAGTACTGGCTTCGGACGGGGAGGTAGCATACGTGAGCGGCGCGGCTAAGCAGCGCCTGCCGCTGGTGCAGCGCCGGCCGTACTACCATTTTCTGCTCGATGTGTCGGCCCGTCAGCAGCAGCATCGTCAGGTGTATGCCCGCCACTTGGAGCAGCAGTTTGGGCCCAAGGTGCTGCGCGATACGTCCACGCGCTTTACGCTGGTAGATGCCTACGTTACTCAGGTACCAGCCGGAGCCGACTGGCAGCAGCAGCTTACCGGACACCAGAGTCGGGGCGGATTCTACCTGGAAGGCGCTTTGCGTCAGCTGCTGGTACAGGCCCACCGACGGCCCCGCGCCACCTACCCGATTCCGGTAGTAGTAACTGAAACGCTGACTACGGCCGTGCTGGGTTCCGACCTAGCCGAATTGCAGGCTGCGTATCCGGAATCGGACCGGTTTTACGTACTAGATGCCAACCAGCAGCTAACCGCGCATGCGTTGCGGCAGAATTCCCACAAGCCCCTTACGGATTCCTCTGCAACGTCGCTGCCCACAACCACCCGCCCGAAAGTGCGCGCCTGGCCCTCGGCTATCCGGCCGCTGGCCTACCTCGCCGATAATGGCACGGCCGAAGTAGTGCTGGCGCATCCGGCGGCCCCAATGCGGCCGGCGCTGGCGGCCGGTGGACGCTGGCAGACGGGCTTGCAGCTACACGGCTACCAGCAGTGGCAGGCGTTCCATCCCGAAGCCACCGACGAGCAGCGCGTACCGTTTGTACAAGCCAGCTTCCGGGCCGGCATCCTGACACCCTTCACGGCTTACCTTGCCCTTGAAAACCAGGCCCAGAAAGCGGCGTTGCAACGAAAGCAGGAGCAGGTTCTCAGCGGTAAGGCAGCTCTAGATGTAGATGAAGGCGAATCGAATCAGCCGACAGCCGTGCCGCTAGATGACTACCTCGGGCTGCTGGTGGTGGCGGCAATAGGCTTGGCCGCGTGGCACCTGCTGCGGCGGCACCCGGTGTAGTATTGGGCCAACAACTAAGCCGCCGCCTGCTCCGCCCGCGCCTCCCTGGGCTTCTGCACCAGATAGTAGTACAGCAGAATCAGGAGGCCCGTCAGGAATGGCAGCAGCGCCAGGTGCTTGCCCGTGACGTTGCCCCACACCCGTACCGTATCGAATTCCAGAAACTCGCTGACCATCCAATAGGAGTTGGCTGAAATCCAAAACACGATGGCCAGGTTGTGGGCCAGCTCGGCGGCAATGTGGCGGGTGCGCCAGGTGATGACGAGGGCAATGGTCAGGGTCGGGAAAATCATGCTGATGCCCAGTGGTTTCCAGAGCATACACCAGCCGATATCCTTGAGCAGCCAAAACAGGATGTGCAGGTTTTCCATGCGCCGGTACGGGGCCGGAATGGTGTAGAGTTGGTCGTCGGAGGTGGGCATAGCGCGGGTATAAGCACCAAATATAGCCCCGGAACGGCTTTCTTTGTGCGCTTTCGTATGAGGGGCATTGCCCTTCTTTCCTCACTCTGTCCCTCGTTGCCACATGCCCGTTACGCTGAAGAAAATAGCCAAAGGAGCCGCCTACGCCGGCGGCAGTATACTCGGCATTCTGGTGCTGTATGGGGTGGCCGCTGTAGGGCTGTCGGCTGTGCCGGTAGGCGAGCGGGGCCGCCCCGCCTCCGGCGGCGTGGAAGTGTACATTCTCTCCAACGGCGTGCACACTGACATTGTGGTGCCCGTGCGCAGCCCGCAGATCGACTGGACCCGGCAGATCCGCTACGCTGATACGCCCGCCGCCGACCCAAGCATGCAGTTCGTGGGCTTCGGCTGGGGCGACAAGGGCTTCTACCTCGACACGCCCACTTGGGCCGAGCTCAAGCCCAGCACCGCCTTCAAGGCCATGTTCTGGCTGAGTGAGTCAGCCATCCACGCCACGTTTCACCACCGCCCCACTGAGGGCAAAGACTGCGTCCGGCTCTACCTGTCGGAGGCGCAGTATGCTCAGCTGATTGACTTCATTCAGCAGAGCTTCGACTACGATGCGCAGGGCCACGTGGAGCATATTGCGGGCCATAGCTACGGCCAG is from Hymenobacter yonginensis and encodes:
- a CDS encoding MSEP-CTERM sorting domain-containing protein, which translates into the protein MRNLLHPKWLLLVNTVAIVVLVLLSYGQFNVIQSLLPTSSVQTWACLGGGLAGLAASTLMYALWQLRRRQEVSTLYCVLTLAGYAAFICLSVSLADELVPRAVPRWMVPTDPLVYLITFLMPTLAHAGYALVMRLTPADREYSVLINVLLALAVPGVWFVLIMLPGGFLLENILPAWLSGGLMVTGLVVGTIGFLFYVVRVVYILELRRGGYGREFSLLWKVLLGTVLPVLGLLVNNGLFWGGFGSAEAGIFGNFTSQWFYGLAVLNGLLLCLPASSNRWLHLLLLFGRSVLLSYTFYFFLVFLPFLPLSLLAVIIIGTGFLMLTPLVLLLVHVRELAADWKLLRPVFSGRVLLLVLLGGIGALPLLITARYLFDQYTLHQALDYRYAPDYRRRYDLDESALARTLAVVKQHKDRTNRGDVMFGSHVPYLSLYFNWLVLDNLTLSDTKIADLEQVFLGALSEDTEPTARPFATPTPAAPAITQVTTKSTYDVRHQSWVSQVELRVANTDTTLRDGEYTTLLNLPAGCWIGDYYLDMKGRREHGILAEKKAAAWVYAQILSETQVRDPGLLTYQNDHQLSLRVYPVVGRTSRVTGFQLLHKEPVVLTLDGRALRLGQAPEVPAVTAPVLASDGEVAYVSGAAKQRLPLVQRRPYYHFLLDVSARQQQHRQVYARHLEQQFGPKVLRDTSTRFTLVDAYVTQVPAGADWQQQLTGHQSRGGFYLEGALRQLLVQAHRRPRATYPIPVVVTETLTTAVLGSDLAELQAAYPESDRFYVLDANQQLTAHALRQNSHKPLTDSSATSLPTTTRPKVRAWPSAIRPLAYLADNGTAEVVLAHPAAPMRPALAAGGRWQTGLQLHGYQQWQAFHPEATDEQRVPFVQASFRAGILTPFTAYLALENQAQKAALQRKQEQVLSGKAALDVDEGESNQPTAVPLDDYLGLLVVAAIGLAAWHLLRRHPV
- a CDS encoding TIGR02117 family protein, with product MPVTLKKIAKGAAYAGGSILGILVLYGVAAVGLSAVPVGERGRPASGGVEVYILSNGVHTDIVVPVRSPQIDWTRQIRYADTPAADPSMQFVGFGWGDKGFYLDTPTWAELKPSTAFKAMFWLSESAIHATFHHRPTEGKDCVRLYLSEAQYAQLIDFIQQSFDYDAQGHVEHIAGHSYGQYDAFYEAKRTYNLFYTCNSWANEALKAAGQRAAFWTPFDAGIFWHYRERGTAGGDK